From the Esox lucius isolate fEsoLuc1 chromosome 21, fEsoLuc1.pri, whole genome shotgun sequence genome, one window contains:
- the tnikb gene encoding TRAF2 and NCK interacting kinase b isoform X3 has product MASDSPARSLDEIDLSALRDPAGIFELVELVGNGTYGQVYKGRHVKTGQLAAIKVMDVTGDEEEEIKAEINMLKKYSHHRNIATYYGAFVKKNPPGVDDQLWLVMEFCGAGSVTDLIKNTKGNSLKEEWTAYICREILRGLTHLHQHKVIHRDIKGQNVLLTENAEVKLVDFGVSAQLDRTVGRRNTFIGTPYWMAPEVIACDENPEATYDFKSDLWSLGITAIEMAEGAPPLCDMHPMRALFLIPRNPAPRLKSKKWSKKFQSFIESCLVKSHGQRPSTEQLLKHPFIRELPNERQVRIQLKDHIDRTKKKRGERDETEYEYSGSEEEEEERDVGEPSSIINIPGESTLRRDFLRLQLANKERSEALRRQQLEQQQNEEHKRLLLAERQKRIEEQKEQRRRLEEQQRREREIRKQQEREQRRRYEEMEQLRRDEERRDEERRDEERRHAEREQVHTQEYIRRQLEEEQRQLEILQQQLLQEQALLMEYKRKQIEEQRQADRLQRQLQQERAYLVSLQQPRPQDKKQLYHYKDTAPSNDKPAWAKEVMRRAQSNSPRIPPKKSHSFNQPRDDSLSHLLSNPEYAPRSRPPSYPAQSSQPREMFVQSDFKNKNVPCIRVSCPPDPIPDSSYPIMRHPEPRRRSPEGEVQESRGRSPGPRVEERSKLNRQCSPALHHKGSNRISDPSLPPRSEPFSSGGIEQSRTPPTHHSVEPQMAHLVQVKSHGLSGSQSLHDPAGVTGLSPSPSPSPGRPPMPRQNSDPTSDTPPPPPHPRLVPPPDKLDRSSWLRTDLDLPPKVPQRTTSISPALVRKNSPGNGLGGLAPRAGAHLIRASNPDLRRTDVSMETPLKRMSSGSSSSSSTPSSQGGSNERGVSKVEGSAGPAQETKDDNRDVTLTRPSRPADLTALAKELRDLRQGEELNRPPAKVTDYSSSSDESQSDEDEGGEGRSNDGSVAVSDIPRIMPAAGQSGGDAYGVIGGHNDSHDDSYGNSSQDSTLMMRETYGDRRRSSTLAEGNGFCYNANLPDLVQQSPSPLVSPGDGSGRSHPEYGMGSGSGSKSSSFTPFVDPRVYGTSPTEDDDENSAPALFPNELLLHEQARLNEARKISVVNVNPTNIRPHSDTPEIRKYKKRFNSEILCAALWGVNLLVGTENGLMLLDRSGQGKVYNLISRRRFQQMDVLEGLNVLVTISGKKNKLRVYYLSWLRNRILHNDPEVEKKQGWITVGELEGCVHYKVVKYERIKFLVIALKNSVEIYAWAPKPYHKFMAFKSFTDLQHRPQLVDLTVEEGQRLKVIYGSSVGFHVIDVDSGNPYDIYVPSHIQSQVTPHAIVVLPRTDGMEMLLCYEDEGVYVNTYGRITKDVVLQWGEMPTSVAYIHSNQIMGWGEKAIEIRSVETGHLDGVFMHKRAQRLKFLSERNDKVFFASVRSGGSSQVFFMTLNRSSMMNW; this is encoded by the exons GGTCGCCATGTCAAAACAGGCCAGCTTGCCGCCATCAAAGTTATGGATGTTACTGGC gatgaggaggaggagattaAAGCCGAGATCAACATGTTGAAGAAGTACAGCCACCATCGTAACATCGCTACCTACTACGGCGCCTTCGTCAAGAAGAACCCCCCGGGCGTTGACGACCAGCTGTGG ttggtgATGGAGTTCTGTGGGGCTGGCTCAGTAACAGATCTCATTAAAAACACCAAGGGGAACTCTCTGAAGGAGGAGTGGACGGCCTACATCTGTAGAGAGATCCTCAGG GGTCTGACCCACCTTCACCAACACAAGGTCATCCACAGAGACATAAAGGGTCAGAACGTCCTGCTGACTGAGAATGCAGAGGTCAAACTGG tGGACTTTGGCGTGAGTGCCCAATTGGACCGTACTGTGGGGAGAAGGAACACATTCATAGGGACACCATATTGGATGGCTCCTGAAGTAATCGCCTGCGACGAAAACCCAGAGGCCACCTACGACTTCAAG AGTGACCTGTGGTCTCTGGGTATTACGGCTATAGAGATGGCAGAAGGAGCACCAC CGCTGTGTGACATGCATCCAATGAGAGCCCTCTTCCTCATCCCCAGAAACCCCGCCCCCAGACTCAAGTCGAAAAAGTG GTCTAAGAAGTTCCAGTCGTTCATTGAGAGCTGCTTGGTGAAGAGTCACGGTCAGAGACCGAGCACAGAGCAGCTGTTGAAACACCCCTTTATCAGAGAGCTGCCCAACGAACGACAGGTCCGCATCCAGCTGAAGGACCACATCGACAGGACCAAGAAGAAgcggggagagaggg atgAGACAGAGTATGAGTACAGTGgcagtgaggaagaggaggaagaacggGATGTGGGGGAACCaag CTCCATTATTAACATCCCTGGGGAGTCAACATTGAGGCGGGACTTCCTGAGGTTGCAGCTGGCCAATAAGGAGCGGTCTGAGGCTCTGAGGAGGCAGCAGTTGGAGCAACAGCAGAACGAGGAACACAAGCGCCTCCTGTTGGCAGAGCGACAGAAACGtattgaggaacagaaagaacagagaaGGAGACTGGAGGAG CAACAGCGTAGAGAGCGTGAGATCCGAAAACAGCAGGAGAGGGAACAGAGGAGGCGCTACGAAGAGATGGAGCAGCTGCGGAGGGATGAGGAGCGGAGGGATGAGGAGCGGAGGGATGAGGAGCGGCGACACGCCGAGAGagaacaggtacacacacag GAGTATATCCGTAggcagctggaggaggagcaaaGACAGCTGGAGATTCTACAGCAACAACTCCTCCAGGAGCAGGCTTTACTGATG GAGTACAAGCGAAAGCAGATTGAGGAGCAGCGGCAGGCTGATCGTCTCCAAAGACAGTTGCAGCAGGAGCGGGCCTACCTTGTGTCCCTCCAGCAGCCCCGACCGCAGGACAAGAAACAGCTGTACCACTACAAAGACACAGCCCCCAGTAATGACAAGCCGGCCTGGGCCAAGGAG GTGATGCGTCGAGCCCAAAGTAACTCCCCTCGTATTCCTCCCAAGAAGTCCCACTCCTTCAACCAGCCTCGAGATGACAGCCTGTCACACCTCCTATCAAACCCTGAGTACGCCCCCCGCTCCCGCCCCCCTTCCTACCCTGCCCAATCAAGTCAGCCCAGGGAAATGTTCGTCCAGTCCGACTTCAAAAATAAGAATGTTCCATGTATTCGTGTGTCCTGCCCACCTGATCCCATCCCTGACTCCTCTTATCCAATCATGCGTCACCCTGAGCCCAGAAGGAGGAGCCCTGAGGGAGAAGTTCAGGAGTCAAGGGGAAGGAGTCCAGGTCCACGG gtggaGGAGCGTTCCAAGCTCAACAGACAGTGTTCTCCGGCGCTGCACCATAAAGGGTCAAACCGTATCTCCGACCCGTCCCTGCCGCCTCGCTCCGAGCCCTTCAGCAGTGGGGGCATAGAGCAATCCAgaacaccacccacacaccactctgtagaaccacag ATGGCCCACCTGGTGCAGGTGAAGTCCCACGGGCTGTCTGGTTCCCAGTCTCTACATGACCCTGCAGGGGTCACTGGCCTGTCCCCCTCCCCGTCCCCCTCCCCCGGTCGTCCCCCTATGCCTCGCCAGAACTCTGACCCCACCTCAGACACTCCTCCTCCGCCACCTCACCCTCGCCTTGTTCCCCCACCTGACAAATTGGACCGCAGCTCCTGGCTACGAACAGACCTGGACCTGCCTCCCAAG GTGCCCCAGAGGACCACGTCTATCTCTCCAGCCCTGGTCCGGAAGAACTCTCCTGGGAATGGTCTAGGAGGCCTCGCTCCCAGAGCTGGGGCACACCTGATACGAGCCAG TAACCCGGACCTGCGGAGGACTGATGTCTCCATGGAAACTCCCCTGAAGAGGATGAGCAGTGGCAGTTCTTCCAGCTCATCTACCCCTTCCTCCCAGGGGGGCAGCAACGAGCGAG gAGTCAGTAAGGTGGAGGGGTCTGCGGGGCCGGCCCAGGAAACCAAAGACGACAACAGAGACGTGACCCTGACGCGGCCCAGCAGGCCTGCT GACCTGACCGCTCTGGCCAAGGAGCTGCGGGATCTACGTCAGGGGGAGGAGCTTAACCGGCCACCTGCCAAGGTGACGGACTACTCTTCATCCAGTGACGAGTCACAGAGTGACGAGGATGAGGGTGGGGAGGGGAGGAGCAACGACGGCTCCGTAGCGGTCAGCGACATCCCACGGATCAT gccgGCTGCGGGGCAGAGCGGTGGGGATGCTTATGGCGTGATAGGAGGCCATAATGATTCCCACGACGATTCCTATGGCAACAGTTCCCAAGACAGCACCCTGATGATGAGAGAG ACATATGGGGACAGGAGGCGGAGCTCCACGCTCGCTGAGGGCAACGGTTTCTGCTACAATGCTAATCTGCCCGATCTGGTGCAGCAAAGCCCCTCCCCCCTGGTCTCCCCTGGTGATGGCTCTGGGCGCAGCCACCCTGAA TATGGCATGGGAAGTGGGAGTGGCTCCAAGTCCTCCTCCTTCACGCCCTTTGTTGATCCACGAGTCTATGGAACGTCACCAactgaagatgatgatgaaaaCTCTGCCCCGG CCCTCTTTCCAAATGAGTTGCTACTGCATGAGCAGGCCCGACTGAACGAGGCCAGAAAGATCAGCGTGGTCAACGTGAACCCAACCAACATTCGACCTCACAGCGACACGCCAGAGATCCGCAAATACAAGAAACGCTTCAACTCTGAGATCCTGTGCGCTGCCCTCTGGG GTGTGAACTTGCTAGTTGGAACGGAGAATGGTCTGATGTTGCTGGACCGCAGCGGTCAGGGGAAAGTCTACAACCTGATCAGCCGCCGACGCTTCCAACAGATGGATGTTCTGGAGGGACTCAATGTCCTAGTCACCATATCAG ggaAGAAGAACAAGCTGCGTGTGTACTACCTGTCCTGGCTGAGGAACAGGATATTACACAATGACCCAGAGGTGGAGAAGAAGCAGGGTTGGATTACTGTAGGAGAGTTGGAGGGCTGTGTGCACTACAAAGTCG TGAAGTATGAGAGGATCAAGTTTCTGGTCATCGCTCTGAAGAACTCAGTGGAGATCTACGCCTGGGCACCCAAGCCCTACCACAAGTTCATGGCCttcaag TCGTTCACTGACCTGCAGCACCGCCCCCAGCTCGTTGACCTCACTGTGGAGGAAGGTCAGAGGCTGAAGGTCATCTATGGCTCCAGTGTTGGGTTCCATGTCATTGATGTTGACTCTGGCAACCCTTACGATATCTACGTCCCCTCCCAC ATTCAGAGTCAGGTGACGCCCCATGCCATCGTGGTGCTGCCGCGGACCGACGGGATGGAGATGCTGCTGTGTTATGAGGACGAGGGCGTGTATGTCAACACCTATGGGCGCATCACGAAAGACGTGGTGCTGCAGTGGGGAGAGATGCCCACCTCTGTTG CCTACATCCACTCCAATCAGATCATGGGCTGGGGAGAGAAGGCCATTGAGATCCGCTCCGTGGAGACGGGACACCTCGACGGAGTTTTCATGCACAAGCGAGCTCAGCGACTGAAGTTCCTGTCAGAGAGGAACGACAAG GTGTTTTTCGCCTCTGTGCGTTCCGGCGGCAGTAGTCAAGTCTTCTTCATGACCCTGAACCGCAGCTCCATGATGAACTGGTAA
- the tnikb gene encoding TRAF2 and NCK interacting kinase b isoform X1 gives MASDSPARSLDEIDLSALRDPAGIFELVELVGNGTYGQVYKGRHVKTGQLAAIKVMDVTGDEEEEIKAEINMLKKYSHHRNIATYYGAFVKKNPPGVDDQLWLVMEFCGAGSVTDLIKNTKGNSLKEEWTAYICREILRGLTHLHQHKVIHRDIKGQNVLLTENAEVKLVDFGVSAQLDRTVGRRNTFIGTPYWMAPEVIACDENPEATYDFKSDLWSLGITAIEMAEGAPPLCDMHPMRALFLIPRNPAPRLKSKKWSKKFQSFIESCLVKSHGQRPSTEQLLKHPFIRELPNERQVRIQLKDHIDRTKKKRGERDETEYEYSGSEEEEEERDVGEPSSIINIPGESTLRRDFLRLQLANKERSEALRRQQLEQQQNEEHKRLLLAERQKRIEEQKEQRRRLEEQQRREREIRKQQEREQRRRYEEMEQLRRDEERRDEERRDEERRHAEREQVHTQEYIRRQLEEEQRQLEILQQQLLQEQALLMEYKRKQIEEQRQADRLQRQLQQERAYLVSLQQPRPQDKKQLYHYKDTAPSNDKPAWAKEVMRRAQSNSPRIPPKKSHSFNQPRDDSLSHLLSNPEYAPRSRPPSYPAQSSQPREMFVQSDFKNKNVPCIRVSCPPDPIPDSSYPIMRHPEPRRRSPEGEVQESRGRSPGPRVEERSKLNRQCSPALHHKGSNRISDPSLPPRSEPFSSGGIEQSRTPPTHHSVEPQMAHLVQVKSHGLSGSQSLHDPAGVTGLSPSPSPSPGRPPMPRQNSDPTSDTPPPPPHPRLVPPPDKLDRSSWLRTDLDLPPKVPQRTTSISPALVRKNSPGNGLGGLAPRAGAHLIRASNPDLRRTDVSMETPLKRMSSGSSSSSSTPSSQGGSNERGVSKVEGSAGPAQETKDDNRDVTLTRPSRPASYKRAVDEDLTALAKELRDLRQGEELNRPPAKVTDYSSSSDESQSDEDEGGEGRSNDGSVAVSDIPRIMPAAGQSGGDAYGVIGGHNDSHDDSYGNSSQDSTLMMRETYGDRRRSSTLAEGNGFCYNANLPDLVQQSPSPLVSPGDGSGRSHPEYGMGSGSGSKSSSFTPFVDPRVYGTSPTEDDDENSAPALFPNELLLHEQARLNEARKISVVNVNPTNIRPHSDTPEIRKYKKRFNSEILCAALWGVNLLVGTENGLMLLDRSGQGKVYNLISRRRFQQMDVLEGLNVLVTISGKKNKLRVYYLSWLRNRILHNDPEVEKKQGWITVGELEGCVHYKVVKYERIKFLVIALKNSVEIYAWAPKPYHKFMAFKSFTDLQHRPQLVDLTVEEGQRLKVIYGSSVGFHVIDVDSGNPYDIYVPSHIQSQVTPHAIVVLPRTDGMEMLLCYEDEGVYVNTYGRITKDVVLQWGEMPTSVAYIHSNQIMGWGEKAIEIRSVETGHLDGVFMHKRAQRLKFLSERNDKVFFASVRSGGSSQVFFMTLNRSSMMNW, from the exons GGTCGCCATGTCAAAACAGGCCAGCTTGCCGCCATCAAAGTTATGGATGTTACTGGC gatgaggaggaggagattaAAGCCGAGATCAACATGTTGAAGAAGTACAGCCACCATCGTAACATCGCTACCTACTACGGCGCCTTCGTCAAGAAGAACCCCCCGGGCGTTGACGACCAGCTGTGG ttggtgATGGAGTTCTGTGGGGCTGGCTCAGTAACAGATCTCATTAAAAACACCAAGGGGAACTCTCTGAAGGAGGAGTGGACGGCCTACATCTGTAGAGAGATCCTCAGG GGTCTGACCCACCTTCACCAACACAAGGTCATCCACAGAGACATAAAGGGTCAGAACGTCCTGCTGACTGAGAATGCAGAGGTCAAACTGG tGGACTTTGGCGTGAGTGCCCAATTGGACCGTACTGTGGGGAGAAGGAACACATTCATAGGGACACCATATTGGATGGCTCCTGAAGTAATCGCCTGCGACGAAAACCCAGAGGCCACCTACGACTTCAAG AGTGACCTGTGGTCTCTGGGTATTACGGCTATAGAGATGGCAGAAGGAGCACCAC CGCTGTGTGACATGCATCCAATGAGAGCCCTCTTCCTCATCCCCAGAAACCCCGCCCCCAGACTCAAGTCGAAAAAGTG GTCTAAGAAGTTCCAGTCGTTCATTGAGAGCTGCTTGGTGAAGAGTCACGGTCAGAGACCGAGCACAGAGCAGCTGTTGAAACACCCCTTTATCAGAGAGCTGCCCAACGAACGACAGGTCCGCATCCAGCTGAAGGACCACATCGACAGGACCAAGAAGAAgcggggagagaggg atgAGACAGAGTATGAGTACAGTGgcagtgaggaagaggaggaagaacggGATGTGGGGGAACCaag CTCCATTATTAACATCCCTGGGGAGTCAACATTGAGGCGGGACTTCCTGAGGTTGCAGCTGGCCAATAAGGAGCGGTCTGAGGCTCTGAGGAGGCAGCAGTTGGAGCAACAGCAGAACGAGGAACACAAGCGCCTCCTGTTGGCAGAGCGACAGAAACGtattgaggaacagaaagaacagagaaGGAGACTGGAGGAG CAACAGCGTAGAGAGCGTGAGATCCGAAAACAGCAGGAGAGGGAACAGAGGAGGCGCTACGAAGAGATGGAGCAGCTGCGGAGGGATGAGGAGCGGAGGGATGAGGAGCGGAGGGATGAGGAGCGGCGACACGCCGAGAGagaacaggtacacacacag GAGTATATCCGTAggcagctggaggaggagcaaaGACAGCTGGAGATTCTACAGCAACAACTCCTCCAGGAGCAGGCTTTACTGATG GAGTACAAGCGAAAGCAGATTGAGGAGCAGCGGCAGGCTGATCGTCTCCAAAGACAGTTGCAGCAGGAGCGGGCCTACCTTGTGTCCCTCCAGCAGCCCCGACCGCAGGACAAGAAACAGCTGTACCACTACAAAGACACAGCCCCCAGTAATGACAAGCCGGCCTGGGCCAAGGAG GTGATGCGTCGAGCCCAAAGTAACTCCCCTCGTATTCCTCCCAAGAAGTCCCACTCCTTCAACCAGCCTCGAGATGACAGCCTGTCACACCTCCTATCAAACCCTGAGTACGCCCCCCGCTCCCGCCCCCCTTCCTACCCTGCCCAATCAAGTCAGCCCAGGGAAATGTTCGTCCAGTCCGACTTCAAAAATAAGAATGTTCCATGTATTCGTGTGTCCTGCCCACCTGATCCCATCCCTGACTCCTCTTATCCAATCATGCGTCACCCTGAGCCCAGAAGGAGGAGCCCTGAGGGAGAAGTTCAGGAGTCAAGGGGAAGGAGTCCAGGTCCACGG gtggaGGAGCGTTCCAAGCTCAACAGACAGTGTTCTCCGGCGCTGCACCATAAAGGGTCAAACCGTATCTCCGACCCGTCCCTGCCGCCTCGCTCCGAGCCCTTCAGCAGTGGGGGCATAGAGCAATCCAgaacaccacccacacaccactctgtagaaccacag ATGGCCCACCTGGTGCAGGTGAAGTCCCACGGGCTGTCTGGTTCCCAGTCTCTACATGACCCTGCAGGGGTCACTGGCCTGTCCCCCTCCCCGTCCCCCTCCCCCGGTCGTCCCCCTATGCCTCGCCAGAACTCTGACCCCACCTCAGACACTCCTCCTCCGCCACCTCACCCTCGCCTTGTTCCCCCACCTGACAAATTGGACCGCAGCTCCTGGCTACGAACAGACCTGGACCTGCCTCCCAAG GTGCCCCAGAGGACCACGTCTATCTCTCCAGCCCTGGTCCGGAAGAACTCTCCTGGGAATGGTCTAGGAGGCCTCGCTCCCAGAGCTGGGGCACACCTGATACGAGCCAG TAACCCGGACCTGCGGAGGACTGATGTCTCCATGGAAACTCCCCTGAAGAGGATGAGCAGTGGCAGTTCTTCCAGCTCATCTACCCCTTCCTCCCAGGGGGGCAGCAACGAGCGAG gAGTCAGTAAGGTGGAGGGGTCTGCGGGGCCGGCCCAGGAAACCAAAGACGACAACAGAGACGTGACCCTGACGCGGCCCAGCAGGCCTGCT AGCTATAAGAGAGCTGTGGATGAG GACCTGACCGCTCTGGCCAAGGAGCTGCGGGATCTACGTCAGGGGGAGGAGCTTAACCGGCCACCTGCCAAGGTGACGGACTACTCTTCATCCAGTGACGAGTCACAGAGTGACGAGGATGAGGGTGGGGAGGGGAGGAGCAACGACGGCTCCGTAGCGGTCAGCGACATCCCACGGATCAT gccgGCTGCGGGGCAGAGCGGTGGGGATGCTTATGGCGTGATAGGAGGCCATAATGATTCCCACGACGATTCCTATGGCAACAGTTCCCAAGACAGCACCCTGATGATGAGAGAG ACATATGGGGACAGGAGGCGGAGCTCCACGCTCGCTGAGGGCAACGGTTTCTGCTACAATGCTAATCTGCCCGATCTGGTGCAGCAAAGCCCCTCCCCCCTGGTCTCCCCTGGTGATGGCTCTGGGCGCAGCCACCCTGAA TATGGCATGGGAAGTGGGAGTGGCTCCAAGTCCTCCTCCTTCACGCCCTTTGTTGATCCACGAGTCTATGGAACGTCACCAactgaagatgatgatgaaaaCTCTGCCCCGG CCCTCTTTCCAAATGAGTTGCTACTGCATGAGCAGGCCCGACTGAACGAGGCCAGAAAGATCAGCGTGGTCAACGTGAACCCAACCAACATTCGACCTCACAGCGACACGCCAGAGATCCGCAAATACAAGAAACGCTTCAACTCTGAGATCCTGTGCGCTGCCCTCTGGG GTGTGAACTTGCTAGTTGGAACGGAGAATGGTCTGATGTTGCTGGACCGCAGCGGTCAGGGGAAAGTCTACAACCTGATCAGCCGCCGACGCTTCCAACAGATGGATGTTCTGGAGGGACTCAATGTCCTAGTCACCATATCAG ggaAGAAGAACAAGCTGCGTGTGTACTACCTGTCCTGGCTGAGGAACAGGATATTACACAATGACCCAGAGGTGGAGAAGAAGCAGGGTTGGATTACTGTAGGAGAGTTGGAGGGCTGTGTGCACTACAAAGTCG TGAAGTATGAGAGGATCAAGTTTCTGGTCATCGCTCTGAAGAACTCAGTGGAGATCTACGCCTGGGCACCCAAGCCCTACCACAAGTTCATGGCCttcaag TCGTTCACTGACCTGCAGCACCGCCCCCAGCTCGTTGACCTCACTGTGGAGGAAGGTCAGAGGCTGAAGGTCATCTATGGCTCCAGTGTTGGGTTCCATGTCATTGATGTTGACTCTGGCAACCCTTACGATATCTACGTCCCCTCCCAC ATTCAGAGTCAGGTGACGCCCCATGCCATCGTGGTGCTGCCGCGGACCGACGGGATGGAGATGCTGCTGTGTTATGAGGACGAGGGCGTGTATGTCAACACCTATGGGCGCATCACGAAAGACGTGGTGCTGCAGTGGGGAGAGATGCCCACCTCTGTTG CCTACATCCACTCCAATCAGATCATGGGCTGGGGAGAGAAGGCCATTGAGATCCGCTCCGTGGAGACGGGACACCTCGACGGAGTTTTCATGCACAAGCGAGCTCAGCGACTGAAGTTCCTGTCAGAGAGGAACGACAAG GTGTTTTTCGCCTCTGTGCGTTCCGGCGGCAGTAGTCAAGTCTTCTTCATGACCCTGAACCGCAGCTCCATGATGAACTGGTAA